Part of the Geitlerinema sp. PCC 9228 genome, ATCGATACCAGATGTACGCATGACGCGATCGCGCGACGGTACCAACGGAAAAGCCATTTTCTATTTTGAAAATCCCAAAGCTTTTGATGAGGGCAACGAGCAAATTACCGGGATGTATCTGATTGACGAAGAAGGGGAGTTGAACACCCAAGAGGTCAAGGGAAAGTTCGTCAATGGTCAACTCCAAGCCATTGAGGCGATTTATCCCATTCGGTCTACTGAAGAATGGGACCGATTTATGCGTTTTATGGAACGATACGCCCAAGAACACAATCTCGGGTTCACCAAGTCCTAGTTCCGTTCGTT contains:
- the psb28 gene encoding photosystem II reaction center protein Psb28, whose amino-acid sequence is MAEIQFIKGITEESIPDVRMTRSRDGTNGKAIFYFENPKAFDEGNEQITGMYLIDEEGELNTQEVKGKFVNGQLQAIEAIYPIRSTEEWDRFMRFMERYAQEHNLGFTKS